The proteins below are encoded in one region of Populus alba chromosome 2, ASM523922v2, whole genome shotgun sequence:
- the LOC118052778 gene encoding peroxidase 9: MAFSKACFSFIVLIVLLSSTTSLAHPGFGWGGKGGPFGGGSSGLFPGFYQYSCPQANDIVMSVLRKAIAKDSRMAASLLRLHFHDCFVQGCDASVLLDDSAQIVSEKNSGPNKNSLRGFEVVDEIKAKLEEACPQTVSCADILALAARGSTVLSGGPNWELPLGRRDSKTASLSGSNNNIPAPNSTIQNLISLFKRQGLNDIDLVALSGGHTIGVARCVTFKQRLYNQNGNNQPDHTIEKNYFLDLKSVCPKSGGDSNISPLDLASPAKFDNTYFKLLLWGKGLLTSDEVLYTGEVGKTIQLVKRYAEDEGRFFEHFAKSMVNMGNISPLTGFNGEVRKNCRLVN; this comes from the exons ATGGCTTTCTCTAAAGCGTGTTTTAGTTTCATTGTCCTGATTGTTCTCCTCTCATCAACAACGAGCCTAGCTCATCCTGGCTTTGGCTGGGGTGGAAAGGGTGGTCCTTTTGGTGGTGGCTCCTCTGGTCTGTTCCCTGGATTCTACCAGTATTCATGTCCTCAAGCTAATGACATTGTCATGTCAGTGTTAAGAAAAGCTATTGCAAAGGACTCCAGGATGGCTGCCTCTTTGCTAAGGCTTCATTTTCATGATTGCTTTGTGCAG GGTTGTGATGCGTCGGTTTTGTTGGACGATAGTGCACAGATAGTGAGTGAGAAGAATTCTGGACCAAACAAGAATTCCCTCAGAGGATTTGAAGTGGTTGATGAAATCAAGGCTAAGTTGGAAGAAGCATGCCCTCAAACTGTCTCCTGCGCAGACATTCTCGCCTTGGCAGCTCGTGGCTCAACTGTGCTA AGCGGGGGGCCTAACTGGGAACTCCCATTAGGAAGAAGGGACTCAAAGACTGCGAGTCTGAGTGGCTCAAACAACAACATCCCTGCACCCAACTCCACCATTCAAAACCTCATATCACTTTTCAAGCGTCAAGGCCTTAATGATATCGACCTTGTTGCTCTCTCAG GAGGGCATACAATTGGGGTGGCAAGGTGTGTGACCTTCAAGCAGAGGCTATACAACCAAAATGGAAACAACCAGCCAGATCATACTATAGAGAAAAACTATTTCTTAGATTTGAAGTCAGTGTGTCCGAAATCTGGAGGAGACAGTAACATTTCTCCCTTGGACTTGGCCTCTCCAGCAAAATTTGACAACACTTACTTCAAGCTCTTACTTTGGGGCAAAGGGCTTCTCACTTCTGATGAAGTGCTTTATACAGGAGAAGTTGGCAAGACAATCCAGTTGGTTAAGAGATATGCTGAGGATGAGGGCCGGTTCTTTGAGCATTTTGCCAAGTCTATGGTTAACATGGGAAACATTAGTCCTCTTACTGGTTTTAATGGTGAAGTTAGGAAGAACTGTCGCCTTGTTAATTAA
- the LOC118052779 gene encoding uncharacterized protein produces MGKQATAWNTFQKKRWTLMILSLFTLLTLTFFFFTRSAFNSCNSTDHFQAQIQSASQTSSSGPNPLGFMKSKLVLLVSHELSLSGGPLLLMELAFLLRGVGAEVVWITNQKTAQADDGVIYSLERKMLDRGVQVFSAKSQKAIDTAMKADLVVLNTAVAGKWLEGVLKENVKQVLPKVLWWIHEMRGHYFKLEYVKHLPFVAGAMIDSHTTAEYWKNRTRERLGIKMPETYVVHLGNSKDLMEVAEDSVAKRVLREHVRESLGVRDDDLLFAIINSVSRGKGQDLFLHSFYESLHLIQEKKQQVPSVHAVIVGSDMNAQTKFETELRNFVLEKKIQDRVHFVNKTLTVAPYLAAIDVLVQNSQARGECFGRITIEAMAFQLPVLGTAAGGTMEIVMNGTTGLLHPIGKEGVIPLANNILKLATHVERRLTMGKKGYERVKDIFLEHHMSQRISFVLKQVLRKAMS; encoded by the exons ATGGGAAAACAAGCAACCGCGTGGAATACATTTCAGAAGAAGAGATGGACACTGATGATTCTGTCTCTGTTCACTCTCTTAACACTgacattcttcttcttcacgaGATCCGCATTCAATTCCTGTAACTCTACTGACCATTTCCAAGCTCAGATTCAATCAGCTTCGCAAACATCAAGTTCAGGACCGAATCCTCTTGGTTTCATGAAATCAAAGCTCGTTCTCCTTGTCTCTCACGAGCTCTCTCTTTCTG gcgGACCTCTGTTGTTGATGGAGCTTGCGTTTTTATTAAGAGGAGTTGGAGCCGAAGTGGTTTGGATCACCAATCAGAAAACGGCCCAAGCTGATGATGGTGTTATTTACAGCTTAGAGCGTAAAATGTTGGACCGCGGAGTGCAg gttttttctgCAAAAAGTCAGAAAGCGATAGATACAGCGATGAAAGCTGACTTGGTTGTTTTAAATACTGCTGTTGCTGGGAAGTGGCTGGAAGGTGTTTTGAAGGAGAACGTGAAGCAAGTTCTTCCGAAGGTTCTGTGGTGGATTCATGAAATGAGAGGGCATTACTTCAAATTAGAGTATGTTAAGCACCTCCCTTTTGTTGCAGGTGCTATGATTGATTCGCATACGACAGCAGAATACTGGAAGAACAGGACTCGAGAGCGATTAGG GATTAAAATGCCTGAAACATATGTTGTCCACCTTGGAAATAGCAAGGACCTTATGGAAGTGGCCGAAGATAGTGTAGCCAAGAGGGTGCTTCGTGAGCATGTTCGAGAGTCTCTTGGGGTGAGAGATGATGATCTACTCTTTGCCATCATAAATA GTGTTTCGCGTGGGAAAGGTCAGGACCTCTTTCTTCATTCTTTCTATGAGAGCCTCCATCTGATCCAAGAGAAGAAGCAGCAGGTGCCATCAGTGCATGCAGTAATTGTGGGAAGTGACATGAATGCTCAGACGAAGTTTGAAACAGAGCTGCGTAATTTTGTTTTAGAGAAGAAGATTCAAGACCGTGTTCACTTTGTAAATAAAACCCTGACTGTTGCTCCATATTTGGCTGCGATTGATGTTCTTGTGCAGAACTCTCAG GCTAGAGGAGAGTGCTTTGGGAGGATTACCATTGAAGCAATGGCCTTTCAGCTGCCTGTGTTG GGCACTGCAGCTGGAGGCACTATGGAGATTGTCATGAACGGCACCACGGGCTTGTTGCATCCTATTGGAAAAGAAGGCGTGATTCCTCTTGCAAATAACATTTTGAAGTTAGCCACACATGTTGAAAGAAGATTGACAATGGGAAAGAAGGGATATGAGAGGGTGAAAGACATATTCTTGGAACACCATATGTCACAGAGAATATCTTTTGTGCTAAAACAGGTGTTGCGGAAGGCCATGTCCTAG
- the LOC118052780 gene encoding 26S proteasome regulatory subunit S10B homolog B: MATISNDGEDAARRRNAEADYRKKLLNHKELESRVRSTRENLKAAKKEFNKTEDDLKSLQSVGQIIGEVLRPLDNERLIVKASSGPRYVVGCRSKVDKEKLTSGTRVVLDMTTLTIMRALPREVDPVVYNMLHEDPGNVSYSAVGGLSDQIRELRESIELPLMNPELFIRVGIKPPKGVLLYGPPGTGKTLLARAIASNIDANFLKVVSSAIIDKYIGESARLIREMFGYARDHQPCIIFMDEIDAIGGRRFSEGTSADREIQRTLMELLNQLDGFDQLGKVKMIMATNRPDVLDPALLRPGRLDRKIEIPLPNEQSRMEILKIHAAGIAKHGDIDYEAVVKLAEGFNGADLRNVCTEAGMSAIRAERDYVIHEDFMKAVRKLNEAKKLESTAHYNADFGKD; the protein is encoded by the exons ATGGCAACGATAAGCAACGATGGAGAAGACGCAGCGCGACGTCGTAATGCAGAGGCGGATTATCGCAAGAAGTTACTCAACCACAAAGAGCTCGAATCCAGAGTTCGATCTA CGAGGGAGAATTTGAAAGCtgcaaaaaaagaatttaacaaAACAGAAGATGATTTGAAGTCTCTTCAAAGTGTTGGTCAGATTATAGGAGAAGTTCTTCGACCTCTTGACAATGAACGCt tgATTGTCAAAGCGAGCAGCGGGCCGAGGTACGTGGTAGGCTGCCGTAGTAAGGTGGATAAGGAAAAACTGACTTCAGGAACTAGAGTGGTTCTTGATATGACAACACTTACGATCATGCGAGCTCTTCCACGTGAA GTTGACCCAGTTGTTTATAACATGCTGCATGAAGATCCTGGTAATGTGAGCTACTCAGCTGTGGGTGGTTTATCTGATCAGATTAGAGAATTGAGGGAATCTATTGAGCTACCTTTGATGAACCCTGAGCTTTTCATTAGAGTGGGGATTAAGCCTCCAAAG GGTGTCCTTCTTTATGGACCTCCTGGTACTGGGAAGACATTGCTGGCTAGGGCTATTGCAAGCAACATAGATGCCAACTTTTTAAAG GTTGTTTCAAGTGCCATCATTGACAAATACATAGGAGAAAGTGCTAGGTTGATCCGAGAAATGTTTGGGTATGCACGTGATCATCAA CCCTGCATCATTTTCATGGACGAGATAGATGCAATTGGTGGACGCCGTTTTAGTGAGGGAACAAGTGCTGATCGTGAAATTCAAAGAACATTGATGGAGTTGCTTAATCAACTTGATGGATTTGATCAGCTTGGGAAG GTTAAAATGATAATGGCCACAAACCGCCCTGATGTTCTTGACCCTGCACTTCTTCGTCCTGGAAGATTAGACAGAAAAATAGAGATTCCACTACCAAATGAACAGTCAAGAATGGAAATTCTTAAGATCCATGCTGCTGGGATTGCCAAGCATGGGGATATTGATTATGAGGCTGTTGTGAAACTTGCAGAG GGTTTTAATGGAGCTGATCTTCGTAATGTCTGCACGGAAGCTGGAATGTCAGCAATCCGTGCAGAACGTGATTATGTCATCCATGAAGATTTTATGAAG GCCGTACGGAAACTTAATGAAGCAAAGAAACTCGAGTCTACCGCGCACTACAATGCTGATTTTGGCAAAGACTAG
- the LOC118052782 gene encoding uncharacterized protein isoform X2 has product MPSFPATKTDPALQITPDISQSAMEIYQVKIPARFPLQAGCFPSNSKKKSTFLRRVAAFTTSSHSLTDKSESESQNRMFILGMGFVCQFFAQSLKKEGWVVTGTCTSKTKKKHLEEKGFHVHLLDANQPELSTLDALKCYTHLLVSIPPVGCAGDPMLQHAELLRSTLLDGNLQWLCYLSSTSVYGHCDGAWVDEDYPTSPTSELAKLRLDAEEGWLNLGQSLGFSTQVFRLGGIYGPGRSAVDTIIKQEPQSEGQKMRKSRQYTSRVHVEDICQALKASIYTPSSRGVYICRGLDQEEVARPH; this is encoded by the exons ATGCCCAGCTTCCCCGCGACAAAAACTGACCCGGCACTTCAAATTACACCCGATATCTCACAATCCGCTATGGAGATATACCAGGTAAAAATACCGGCACGCTTTCCTCTACAAGCCGGTTGTTTTCcttcaaactcaaaaaaaaagtcaacgttTCTTCGTCGTGTAGCTGCTTTTACAACCAGTTCGCATTCCCTAACCGATAAATCGGAATCCGAATCTCAGAATCGGATGTTCATTCTCGGCATGGGATTTGTGTGTCAATTCTTTGCACAGTCCCTTAAAAAAGAAGGCTG GGTAGTTACTGGAACTTGCACGAGCAAAACGAAGAAGAAACATCTTGAGGAGAAGGGATTTCATGTTCACCTTCTTGATGCAAATCAGCCAGA attgAGCACTCTAGATGCTTTGAAATGTTACACGCACCTCCTGGTCTCAATCCCTCCTGTTGGGTGCGCGGGTGATCCG ATGCTTCAGCATGCAGAACTTCTAAGAAGTACGCTGTTGGACGGAAATCTTCAATGGCTTTGTTACTTGTCATCTACCA GTGTATATGGTCATTGTGATGGTGCTTGGGTGGATGAGGA TTATCCAACCAGCCCTACAAGTGAGCTAGCTAAATTGAGGTTAGATGCTGAGGAAGGATGGCTAAATCTGGGCCAAAGCCTGGGGTTTTCCACTCAAGTATTTCGTCTTGGAGGTATCTATGGTCCTGGAAGAAG CGCTGTCGATACAATAATTAAGCAAGAGCCACAGTCAGAAGGTCAGAAGATGAGAAAATCGAGGCAATACACTTCCAGAGTTCATGTTGAGGACATTTGTCAAGCACTCAAGGCTAGTATTTACACGCCATCCTCCAG